The following coding sequences are from one Mytilus trossulus isolate FHL-02 chromosome 8, PNRI_Mtr1.1.1.hap1, whole genome shotgun sequence window:
- the LOC134680663 gene encoding general transcription factor IIH subunit 3-like, producing the protein MAENGVSISSQLVIILDTNPVWWGKCGSLGDGQGISLTKCLESVMVFANSHLMMSSLNDLSVIAAHTNKSVVLYPNRTHTSTESSSNDGRYELFCRMNDQIKDEVKTIVLQNMEGAFYSDSLIAGAMAIGLCYLNRIEKENEFKEGTTSSRILVIKGSEDNPEQYMNLMNAVFTAQKQNVVIDACILDNDSGLLQQACDITGGIYLKIPQITGLLQYLLWVFLPDPLERPKLSLPPKVQVDYRAACFCHRSLIDIGYVCSVCLSIFCTFSPICPTCQTSFKFLAPPKMLKKRSKKPPT; encoded by the exons ATGGCAg aaAATGGAGTATCCATAAGTAGTCAGCTGGTTATTATTTTAGACACCAATCCAGTATGGTGGGGCAAATGTGGATCTCTTGGAGATGGACAAGGT ataagtCTGACTAAGTGTTTGGAAAGTGTGATGGTATTTGCCAATTCACATTTAATGATGAGCAGCTTGAATGATTTGTCAGTTATTGCAGCACATACAAATAAAAG TGTTGTGTTATACCCTAACAGAACTCATACATCAACAGAATCATCATCAAATGATGGAAGATATGAATTATTCTGTCGAATGAATGACCAAATAAAAGATGAAgtgaaaacaattgttttacaaaatatggaAGGAGCTTTTTATTCAGACTCATTAATAGCTGGTGCTATGGCCATTGGTCTTTGCTATTTAAATagaattgaaaaagaaaatgaatttaaagaagGGACTACATCTTCAAGGATATTGGTCATAAAAGGTTCGGAAGATAATCCTGAACAGTACATGAATCTTATGAATGCGGTATTTACAGCACAGAAACAAAATGTCGTTATAGATGCCTGTATATTAGACAATGACTCAGGACTGCTACAACAGGCTTGTGATATCACTGGTGgtatatatctaaaaataccACAAATAACAGGATTACTGCAATATTTACTG TGGGTATTTTTACCAGACCCCTTAGAAAGACCAAAGCTGTCACTACCACCTAAAGTACAAGTGGACTATAGAGCGGCATGTTTCTGTCATAGGAGTCTCATTGATATCGGCTATGTCTGTTCTGTCTGTTTATCAA tattcTGTACCTTTAGTCCAATCTGTCCCACATGTCA aaCATCATTTAAATTCCTTGCCCCACCAAAGATGTTAAAGAAAAGGAGTAAGAAACCACCAACATAA